A genome region from Rhipicephalus microplus isolate Deutch F79 unplaced genomic scaffold, USDA_Rmic scaffold_15, whole genome shotgun sequence includes the following:
- the LOC142784617 gene encoding uncharacterized protein LOC142784617 has product MEHLRNTRAARWRYSTKIINAVDELLASDEFNLVGLRSILQRLEKCTDELAKAIEALHAHMTEDEVLRDMESMLEYEDRTAESVGLLKHRTQELAVRTLWPARSNSVLPSDPSLPRQAAPSDISAGTGARLPNLDLTRFDVSPTKWLPFWDLFRHSVHENPRLNNVDWFHYLRSLLDGLAEKAILGILTSDNSYEGAVSIKVWFGDVRMIEQRHLKNLHTLRPVTTSVNVSALRSLYTTSFKST; this is encoded by the coding sequence ATGGAACACCTGCGTAACACGAGAGCAGCTAGATGGCGATACAGCACCAAGATCATCAATGCCGTTGATGAGCTTTTAGCCTCCGATGAATTCAACTTGGTTGGGCTTCGCAGTATTCTTCAGCGCCTGGAGAAATGCACCGATGAGCTCGCCAAGGCTATCGAAGCACTGCATGCCCACATGACTGAGGACGAGGTGCTAAGGGACATGGAGTCGATGCTAGAGTACGAGGACCGAACTGCAGAGAGCGTTGGCCTCCTTAAACATCGCACTCAGGAGCTGGCTGTCCGAACATTATGGCCAGCCAGATCCAACAGTGTGTTGCCAAGCGACCCTTCTCTGCCGCGTCAAGCAGCCCCGTCAGATATTTCTGCCGGCACAGGAGCAAGGCTTCCTAATCTAGACCTGACGAGATTCGACGTGTCCCCCACGAAATGGCTACCATTTTGGGACCTCTTTCGGCACTCCGTACACGAGAACCCGCGTCTTAATAACGTCGATTGGTTTCACTACCTACGATCTCTTCTCGACGGCCTTGCGGAAAAGGCTATTTTAGGCATACTCACAAGCGACAACAGTTATGAGGGCGCCGTTTCTATAAAGGTGTGGTTCGGAGACGTGCGCATGATTGAGCAGAGGCATCTCAAAAATCTTCACACTCTACGTCCCGTCACTACGTCGGTGAATGTTAGTGCCCTGAGAAGCCTTTATACGACTTCGTTCAAGTCAACATAA